From Micropterus dolomieu isolate WLL.071019.BEF.003 ecotype Adirondacks linkage group LG21, ASM2129224v1, whole genome shotgun sequence:
GTATGTGCATTATGCATTTTTACCTCTACATTTTGGTACAGTGAGAGATGCAGATATaaattcaaaaacacatttgaatttCTTTGTTGAAAGAAAAAAGTACTTTGCATTTGTCCTCAACGCATTGGATTATTCTTCTTCTGCCACTGGTGAAATCTGTGGAGAGGGCACACACCTAAACTTACTGTAGTTAAGCACACAATCAGAAGAATTTTACAGCACAGAAGGgttgtaaaattttattttgagaaaTCTGTACATGGAGGTTTTGGCCTTCAGTGTGTTCACACATAAGCATAATGGGGACAGACAGTTAGCTCACTGAAGATCAAGAGAAGTGCTATCCATTACTCAAAACTGGACAGGAAGTTCAGTACAGTCTGCTTCAGTTTAGCATCTGATGCCTCCGAGATCTTGCCGTCAGccctgaaacagaaaacaggttAAGTAAAATTAACACTTTTAACCTGAAATACCTACATTACTTTGTTGTCTAACAACAGGGGAAACAGTTCAAACATTATGGTTAAGAAACTTGTCTCACCTGATTGCAGCGAGGAGGTCCTGGTGCTGGCTGATGACGTGCTGCAGGAAAGCCTTCTCAAACTTTGTAATCTTGCTGGGCTCCATCTTGTCCAAGTGACCTCTGACACCAGCGTAGATGACTGTTACCTGCTCTTCAATGGCCATGGGAGCTAGAGAGTGGAGAGACATTTTAGTTGGCCAATcttgcattaaaataaatgacatatCAGCATAACATTTCTGATATACTTCAATGACACAGAAATTGTGAAAGTTGACACTCACAGTACTGTCCCTGCTTCAGCAATTCAGTGAGCCTAACGCCCCTGTTGAGGAGCTGCTGGGTGGCAGCGTCCAAGTCAGAGCCGAACTGGGCGAAGGCAGCCACCTCACGATACTGAGCCAGCTCTAGCTTCATGGTACCTGCCACCTACAGGGTAGAAATAAGATGTATAAAAGCTGGAGATTATAGCCTCCATTTGTTGAAATGAAACTCAAAATGGAGTTAAATGTTCAGGTGATGTCTACATTTAAATAGAAAACCCAGGTATTACCTGCTTCATTGCTTTGGTCTGGGCAGCAGAACCTACTCTGGACACAGACAGACCCACGTTGATAGCTGGGCGAATACCCTTGTAGAACAACTCAGTCTCCAAGAAGATCTACAGCAAACCGATGAACACATTATAGAATAGCATTGTGacgtacatttttttttttttttttaaatgtacaccAACCAAAATTTTGGACAAACCTGTCCATCTGTGATGGAGATGACATTGGTGGGGATGTAGGCAGACACGTCACCAGCCTGGGTCTCAATGACAGGCAGGGCAGTGAGGGAGCCACCACCAAAGTTGTCGTTCATCTTGGCGGCTCTCTCCAGCAGACGGGAGTGCAGGTAGAACACATCACCGGGGTAAGCCTCACGACCGGGAGGACGACGCAGCAGCAGGGACATCTGACGGTAGGCGACAGCCTGagaagagaaagacaacaatTAAAATGCTATAATTACAAGCGATGACACTTTTACAGAATCTGACAATTACATCCCTCCCCCCCCACACTTTAAGACATCAAATTGGAGCCCTCACCTGCTTGGAGAGATCATCATAGATGATCAGGGCGTGCTTGCCGTTGTCTCTGAAGTACTCTCCCATGGAGCAGCCAGAGTACGGGGCCAGGTACTGCAGGGGAGCAGCATCAGAGGCGGTGGCAGAGACCACGATGGTGTACTTCATGGCATCTGCATCAGTCAGCCTCTTGACCAGCTGGGCCACAGTGGACCTCTTCTGTCCAATGGCCACATAGATACAGTAGAGCTTCTTCTTCTCATCAGTTCCTTCGTTGAAGCGCTTCTGGTTGATGATTGTGTCGATGGCAATGGCAGTTTTGCTGGTGtgtgtaaacatttaaaaaaaacaaacaaaaacttacCAACTTACTTACCAACTTTACAATTGCACCTTTGCTTTAGTTTCCATTAATCAACAGAATGGCAGTATGTTCAAATCATAAAACTGTTTCTGTGTCAAAGTGTTTACCCTGTCTGCCTGTCACCAATGATCAGCTCACGCTGGCCTCTGCCAATGGGCACCAGGCTGTCCACAGCCTTGATTCCAGTCTGCATGGGCTCCCTCA
This genomic window contains:
- the LOC123960769 gene encoding ATP synthase subunit alpha, mitochondrial-like isoform X2 gives rise to the protein MLSVRVAAALVRTLPRRAGFAVPAACVGVNHLHTHRPWLQKTGTAEVSSILEEKIMGADTSADLEETGRVLSIGDGIARVYGLRNVQAEEMVEFSSGLKGMSLNLEPDNVGVVVFGNDKLIKEGDIVKRTGAIVDVPVGEELLGRVVDALGNAIDGKGPLGSSIRRRVGLKAPGIIPRISVREPMQTGIKAVDSLVPIGRGQRELIIGDRQTGKTAIAIDTIINQKRFNEGTDEKKKLYCIYVAIGQKRSTVAQLVKRLTDADAMKYTIVVSATASDAAPLQYLAPYSGCSMGEYFRDNGKHALIIYDDLSKQAVAYRQMSLLLRRPPGREAYPGDVFYLHSRLLERAAKMNDNFGGGSLTALPVIETQAGDVSAYIPTNVISITDGQIFLETELFYKGIRPAINVGLSVSRVGSAAQTKAMKQVAGTMKLELAQYREVAAFAQFGSDLDAATQQLLNRGVRLTELLKQGQYSPMAIEEQVTVIYAGVRGHLDKMEPSKITKFEKAFLQHVISQHQDLLAAIRADGKISEASDAKLKQTVLNFLSSFE
- the LOC123960769 gene encoding ATP synthase subunit alpha, mitochondrial-like isoform X1, which translates into the protein MLSVRVAAALVRTLPRRAGFVSKAVPAACVGVNHLHTHRPWLQKTGTAEVSSILEEKIMGADTSADLEETGRVLSIGDGIARVYGLRNVQAEEMVEFSSGLKGMSLNLEPDNVGVVVFGNDKLIKEGDIVKRTGAIVDVPVGEELLGRVVDALGNAIDGKGPLGSSIRRRVGLKAPGIIPRISVREPMQTGIKAVDSLVPIGRGQRELIIGDRQTGKTAIAIDTIINQKRFNEGTDEKKKLYCIYVAIGQKRSTVAQLVKRLTDADAMKYTIVVSATASDAAPLQYLAPYSGCSMGEYFRDNGKHALIIYDDLSKQAVAYRQMSLLLRRPPGREAYPGDVFYLHSRLLERAAKMNDNFGGGSLTALPVIETQAGDVSAYIPTNVISITDGQIFLETELFYKGIRPAINVGLSVSRVGSAAQTKAMKQVAGTMKLELAQYREVAAFAQFGSDLDAATQQLLNRGVRLTELLKQGQYSPMAIEEQVTVIYAGVRGHLDKMEPSKITKFEKAFLQHVISQHQDLLAAIRADGKISEASDAKLKQTVLNFLSSFE